One window from the genome of Bartonella sp. WD16.2 encodes:
- the aroA gene encoding 3-phosphoshikimate 1-carboxyvinyltransferase: MQNPIPATAQKSTNLSGTIKIPGDKSISHRSLILGGLANGETHIHGLLESNDILQTAAAMQAMGAYIRKENNLWIIRGTGNGCLLQAQTPLNFKNSGTSARLIMGMVSSYHMKTTFIGDSSLSKRPMKRILDPLYLMGVTVEKMYGDHLPLTLYGPKMASPICYRVPVASAQVKSAILLAGLNTPGITTVIEPIITRDHTEKMLKAFGAELEIETDKKGTRFIHLNGQPHLTGQIIDVPGDPSSAAFPLIAALLVENSDIIIENVLINNSRIGLIQTLWEMGAKIDFLNQRQKGGEDIADLRVRSSILKGVTVPKERAPSMIDEYPALAVAAAFAEGKTTMLGIEELRVKESDRLSAIAQGLKINNVDCEEGIDFLIVHGQNSTKGLGGGRVTTYLDHRIAMCFLVFGLASEKPVTIDDTRMIATSFPEFIPLMHQLGGQIL; the protein is encoded by the coding sequence ATGCAAAACCCAATACCCGCAACAGCTCAAAAATCTACGAATCTTTCTGGTACAATCAAAATACCAGGCGATAAATCAATCTCTCATCGATCTCTCATATTAGGGGGGCTTGCAAATGGTGAAACGCATATTCATGGACTTCTTGAAAGCAATGACATTTTGCAAACAGCTGCTGCTATGCAAGCTATGGGCGCTTATATTCGTAAAGAAAATAATCTCTGGATTATTCGAGGAACTGGAAACGGCTGTCTTTTGCAAGCGCAAACACCTTTAAATTTTAAAAATTCTGGAACAAGCGCTCGCCTGATTATGGGAATGGTCAGTTCTTATCATATGAAAACAACCTTTATCGGTGATTCTTCTCTGTCTAAACGTCCAATGAAACGTATCCTTGATCCTTTGTATTTAATGGGCGTTACAGTTGAAAAAATGTATGGTGATCATTTGCCTTTAACGCTTTACGGTCCTAAAATGGCTAGTCCGATTTGTTATCGTGTACCAGTGGCTTCTGCCCAAGTTAAATCAGCAATTCTTCTTGCAGGCCTTAATACTCCCGGTATTACCACTGTTATTGAACCAATCATTACCCGAGATCACACAGAAAAAATGTTAAAAGCATTTGGTGCGGAACTTGAAATAGAGACAGACAAAAAAGGTACACGTTTCATTCATCTGAATGGCCAACCACACCTTACTGGACAAATTATAGATGTTCCAGGAGACCCTTCCTCTGCTGCTTTTCCACTTATTGCAGCCCTTCTTGTGGAAAATTCCGATATCATTATTGAAAATGTTCTCATAAACAACTCCAGAATCGGTCTTATCCAAACATTGTGGGAAATGGGAGCTAAGATTGATTTTTTAAATCAACGCCAAAAAGGAGGAGAGGATATTGCCGACCTACGTGTCAGATCATCAATATTAAAAGGCGTAACTGTACCTAAAGAGCGAGCTCCATCAATGATTGATGAATATCCCGCTTTAGCAGTAGCAGCAGCTTTTGCTGAAGGTAAAACAACTATGCTAGGGATTGAAGAATTGCGTGTTAAAGAATCAGATAGGCTTTCTGCTATTGCCCAAGGATTAAAAATCAACAACGTAGATTGTGAAGAAGGCATAGACTTCCTTATTGTTCACGGGCAAAACTCAACAAAAGGTCTAGGAGGTGGACGCGTTACGACATATCTTGATCATCGAATTGCAATGTGCTTTCTTGTATTTGGATTGGCATCAGAAAAACCTGTAACCATCGATGATACACGAATGATTGCCACCAGCTTTCCAGAGTTTATCCCCTTAATGCACCAACTTGGAGGTCAAATTCTTTGA
- a CDS encoding TIGR02300 family protein: MAKQELGTKRVDPETGKKFYDLNRDPIVSPYTGLSYPRSYFEVAAAEASSEEEVDTEELDTALEKSAFMLLEEDVDDSKDDDLPILEDDDMDLGDDDDTFLSHTESDEDDDVTDIIGGSVPDDDGI; this comes from the coding sequence ATGGCAAAACAGGAACTTGGAACCAAACGTGTTGACCCGGAAACGGGAAAGAAATTTTATGATCTTAATCGTGATCCTATTGTATCACCTTATACAGGGCTTTCTTATCCGCGCTCTTATTTTGAGGTTGCAGCAGCTGAAGCTAGTAGCGAAGAAGAAGTTGACACTGAAGAGCTTGATACAGCACTTGAAAAGTCTGCTTTTATGTTACTGGAAGAAGATGTTGATGATTCTAAGGATGATGATCTCCCTATTTTGGAAGATGATGATATGGATCTCGGAGATGACGACGATACATTTTTATCGCACACTGAAAGCGATGAGGATGATGATGTAACCGATATTATTGGTGGTAGTGTTCCAGACGATGATGGTATTTAA
- the ilvD gene encoding dihydroxy-acid dehydratase: protein MPFYRSRTSTHGRNMAGARGLWRATGMKDMDFGKPIIAIANSFTQFVPGHVHLKNLGQLVAQEIATAGGVAKEFNTIAIDDGIAMGHDGMLYSLPSREIIADSIEYMVNAHCADALVCISNCDKITPGMLMASLRLNIPTIFVSGGPMEAGKIKWKDQDITVDLVDSMIVAADDRNSEEEVSEMERAACPTCGSCSGMFTANSMNCLTEALGLSLPGNGSMLATHADRQGLFEEAGRRIVTLTKRYYEQDDETVLPRSIASRKAFENAMIVDISMGGSTNTVLHLLAAAQEGKVDFTMADIDRLSRSVPVLCKVAPAVANIHMEDVHRAGGIMGLLGELDAAGLIDTSTYTVHAKTMKEALCQWNVKQTNEKSIHEFYRAAPGGVSTQVAFSQASRYDTLDLDREKGVIRDIAHAYSQDGGLAVLYGNLAKDGCIVKTAGVDQSILTFKGPARIFESQDSAVSAILADKIKPGDVVLIRYEGPRGGPGMQEMLYPTSYLKSKGLGKVCALVTDGRFSGGSSGLSIGHVSPEAAEGGTIALVEEGDIIEIDIPNRIIHLMVDEIEIMRRRAKMEGKGNTAWQPVEERKRKVSKALKAYAAMTTSAAKGAVRNI, encoded by the coding sequence ATGCCTTTTTATCGTTCAAGAACATCAACTCATGGACGCAATATGGCAGGGGCTCGTGGTCTTTGGCGTGCAACAGGAATGAAAGATATGGATTTTGGTAAGCCCATTATTGCAATTGCAAATTCTTTTACACAATTTGTGCCAGGGCATGTACATTTAAAAAATCTTGGGCAACTTGTTGCGCAAGAAATAGCCACCGCTGGTGGTGTTGCGAAGGAATTTAACACCATTGCTATCGATGATGGGATTGCTATGGGGCATGATGGAATGCTTTATTCTTTACCTTCCCGTGAAATCATTGCTGATTCTATTGAATATATGGTCAATGCCCATTGTGCAGATGCTCTTGTTTGCATTTCTAATTGCGACAAAATTACGCCTGGCATGTTGATGGCTTCTTTACGGTTAAATATTCCAACAATTTTTGTTTCAGGTGGCCCTATGGAAGCGGGCAAGATTAAATGGAAAGACCAGGATATTACTGTTGATTTAGTTGATTCAATGATTGTTGCGGCTGATGATCGTAATTCAGAGGAAGAAGTTTCTGAAATGGAACGCGCCGCTTGTCCTACATGTGGCTCTTGTTCAGGCATGTTTACTGCCAATTCTATGAATTGTCTTACCGAAGCATTAGGGCTTTCTCTTCCTGGAAATGGATCAATGTTGGCTACACATGCGGATCGTCAGGGGCTTTTTGAAGAGGCAGGCCGACGTATCGTTACATTGACAAAACGTTATTATGAACAAGACGATGAGACAGTTTTGCCGCGTTCTATCGCTTCACGTAAGGCTTTTGAAAATGCAATGATTGTAGATATTTCCATGGGTGGATCAACTAATACTGTACTGCATCTTTTAGCAGCAGCACAAGAAGGCAAGGTGGATTTTACCATGGCTGATATTGACCGTCTTTCACGCAGTGTTCCTGTTTTGTGTAAAGTTGCACCTGCTGTTGCTAATATTCATATGGAAGATGTTCATCGTGCTGGTGGTATTATGGGACTTTTGGGTGAATTAGATGCAGCGGGACTTATCGATACATCAACTTACACGGTTCATGCAAAAACAATGAAAGAGGCTCTATGTCAGTGGAATGTGAAACAAACCAATGAAAAAAGCATTCATGAATTCTATCGTGCGGCACCAGGTGGTGTATCAACACAGGTAGCTTTTAGCCAAGCATCTCGTTATGATACTCTTGATCTTGATCGTGAAAAAGGTGTCATCCGTGATATTGCGCACGCTTATTCACAAGATGGAGGCTTGGCGGTTCTTTATGGGAATCTTGCAAAAGATGGTTGTATTGTGAAAACTGCAGGTGTTGATCAGTCGATTTTAACCTTTAAAGGTCCTGCACGGATTTTTGAAAGTCAAGATTCAGCTGTTTCAGCAATCTTAGCTGATAAAATTAAACCAGGTGACGTTGTTTTGATCCGTTATGAAGGTCCACGCGGTGGACCTGGAATGCAAGAAATGCTTTATCCAACTAGCTATCTTAAGTCTAAAGGATTAGGGAAGGTTTGCGCACTTGTAACAGATGGGCGTTTTTCGGGAGGGTCTTCAGGGCTTTCTATTGGTCACGTTTCACCAGAAGCTGCTGAAGGAGGCACAATTGCTTTAGTAGAAGAAGGCGATATTATAGAGATTGATATTCCTAATCGTATCATCCATTTGATGGTTGATGAAATTGAGATTATGCGCCGTCGTGCCAAGATGGAAGGAAAAGGAAACACTGCTTGGCAACCGGTTGAAGAACGTAAGCGTAAAGTTTCAAAGGCTCTAAAAGCTTATGCAGCTATGACCACTTCTGCTGCTAAAGGTGCGGTTCGTAATATTTAA
- the mutS gene encoding DNA mismatch repair protein MutS translates to MTEKTEKNNLIPQSATAHQERLTPMMEQYIEIKAVNSDSLLFYRMGDFYELFFNDAIEASQALGITLTTRGKHLGEDIPMCGVPVHSADDYLQKLIACGYRVAVCEQTEDPAEAKKRGSKSVVQRDVVRLVTPGTITEEKLLDPTRANYLMTLARTRTNDRKEFALAWIDISTGIFRVTQSHPEKLLTDIMCVDPQEVIVADSFFHDPSQKSLFNALGRIVSPQPLSLFDTITAEHDICSYFKVSTLEGIADYSPAELSAIAAAIRYIEKTQITHRPPLMRPERQNESATLFIDAATRLNLELIRTTSGQRDGSLLKTIDRTVTGGGSRLLADRLISPLTTPATIDRRLDSITFFLSNTSLSKAIRIILKGGADMPRAVSRLALGRGGPRDIATIQRGFEIINELNQLLNNELPPQEISDVREVFSNLPIALYTQLEKALADDLPLLKRDGGFIRPNYHQELDETRSLRDESRRVIAELQAQYAQETDIKTLKIKHNNILGYFIEVTSLQASALTNTPQLKARFIHRQTMASAMRFTTTELVELESRIAHAANHAMTLELEIFDTLVNEITTHVDFIRKASEALAVLDVSVALAHLAEEQGYCRPKIDDSLTFQIIGGRHPVVEQALRKHATESFVANDCDLSVQQNHQYAAIWLLTGPNMGGKSTFLRQNALIAIMAQMGSFVPAASAHIGVVDRLFSRVGASDDLARGRSTFMMEMVETATILNHASNRSLVILDEIGRGTSTFDGLSIAWAAVEYLHEVNHCRAILATHFHEMTALTKKLNRLHNVTMKVKNWNGDVVFLHEVTKGAADRSYGVQVAKLAGLPTAVITRATDVLHQLEKGEMAGKGNKLIDDLPLFSPQTTSPTTEETDKYYAIKEALNNIHPDELSPKDALEELYRLKQLNTH, encoded by the coding sequence ATGACAGAAAAGACTGAAAAAAATAATTTAATCCCACAGTCTGCAACTGCACATCAAGAACGCCTTACACCCATGATGGAGCAATATATAGAAATCAAAGCAGTTAACAGTGATTCTCTCCTTTTTTACCGTATGGGTGATTTTTATGAATTATTCTTCAATGATGCAATTGAAGCTTCGCAAGCTTTAGGAATCACTCTCACAACACGTGGCAAACATTTAGGCGAAGACATTCCCATGTGTGGTGTTCCTGTTCACTCTGCAGACGATTATTTGCAAAAGCTTATCGCTTGTGGCTATCGTGTTGCTGTATGTGAACAAACAGAAGATCCTGCAGAAGCAAAAAAACGCGGCTCAAAATCCGTTGTTCAGCGTGATGTTGTACGCCTTGTTACACCCGGAACCATAACAGAAGAAAAACTCCTTGATCCAACGCGCGCAAATTATTTGATGACGCTGGCTCGCACCAGAACCAATGATAGAAAAGAATTTGCCCTTGCTTGGATTGATATTTCCACGGGCATATTTCGTGTTACACAAAGTCATCCTGAAAAACTTTTGACAGATATCATGTGTGTAGACCCACAAGAAGTGATTGTAGCTGACTCATTTTTCCATGATCCATCGCAAAAATCGCTCTTTAATGCTCTTGGTCGTATCGTCTCACCTCAACCACTTAGTCTTTTTGATACAATAACCGCCGAACACGATATTTGCAGTTATTTTAAAGTATCAACTCTTGAAGGCATTGCAGACTATTCACCTGCAGAACTTTCAGCAATCGCTGCAGCTATCCGTTATATTGAAAAAACGCAAATCACTCATCGTCCCCCTCTTATGCGACCTGAGCGCCAAAATGAAAGTGCCACCCTTTTCATTGATGCAGCTACTAGACTTAACCTCGAACTTATTCGCACCACATCTGGACAACGCGATGGGAGCTTACTAAAAACTATCGACCGTACCGTCACAGGAGGTGGCTCACGTCTTCTCGCTGACCGCTTAATTTCCCCGCTTACTACTCCTGCAACCATCGATAGACGTCTTGATTCAATCACCTTTTTTCTGAGCAATACTTCCCTTTCAAAAGCTATTCGTATTATTTTGAAAGGGGGAGCAGATATGCCGCGCGCAGTTTCACGTTTAGCTCTTGGCCGAGGAGGACCACGTGATATAGCTACAATTCAACGCGGCTTTGAAATTATTAATGAGCTTAATCAGCTTCTAAACAATGAATTGCCTCCCCAAGAAATAAGTGACGTACGAGAAGTATTCTCAAATTTACCCATTGCTTTGTACACTCAATTAGAAAAAGCATTAGCCGATGATCTTCCTCTTCTCAAACGTGACGGCGGTTTTATTCGTCCCAATTATCATCAAGAATTAGATGAAACCCGCAGTTTACGTGATGAGTCCCGTCGTGTCATTGCTGAACTTCAAGCACAATATGCTCAAGAAACAGATATTAAAACGCTTAAAATTAAGCATAATAACATTCTAGGATATTTCATTGAAGTCACAAGCTTACAAGCTTCAGCTCTCACAAATACCCCACAATTAAAAGCACGTTTTATCCACCGGCAAACAATGGCAAGTGCTATGCGCTTCACCACAACAGAGCTTGTCGAACTTGAAAGTCGTATCGCTCATGCAGCAAATCATGCAATGACGCTTGAATTAGAAATCTTTGATACACTTGTTAATGAAATTACCACACACGTTGATTTTATTCGTAAAGCTTCTGAAGCACTTGCTGTCTTAGATGTATCCGTTGCTTTAGCTCATTTAGCTGAAGAACAAGGATATTGTCGTCCCAAAATTGACGACTCACTTACTTTTCAGATCATTGGGGGACGCCACCCTGTGGTAGAACAAGCATTACGAAAACACGCAACAGAATCATTTGTTGCTAATGACTGCGATCTCTCTGTACAACAAAATCACCAATATGCAGCAATTTGGTTATTAACGGGCCCAAATATGGGAGGAAAATCAACTTTTTTGCGACAAAATGCTCTCATTGCTATTATGGCACAAATGGGCTCCTTTGTTCCAGCTGCTTCAGCTCATATTGGTGTTGTTGATCGTTTGTTTAGTCGTGTTGGTGCTTCTGATGATCTTGCACGGGGACGTTCGACTTTTATGATGGAAATGGTCGAAACAGCAACCATTCTCAATCACGCTAGTAATCGTTCTCTTGTTATTCTTGATGAAATCGGGCGAGGTACATCAACCTTTGATGGGCTTTCAATTGCTTGGGCAGCAGTTGAATATCTCCATGAGGTAAACCACTGTCGTGCCATCCTTGCCACACATTTTCATGAAATGACAGCACTGACTAAAAAACTCAACCGTCTTCATAATGTAACAATGAAAGTTAAAAATTGGAATGGTGATGTGGTCTTTCTACATGAAGTCACTAAAGGAGCTGCTGACCGATCCTATGGAGTACAGGTTGCAAAACTTGCCGGACTTCCCACAGCAGTTATCACTCGTGCTACAGATGTTCTACACCAATTAGAAAAAGGTGAAATGGCTGGAAAAGGAAACAAATTAATTGATGACTTGCCGTTATTTTCTCCTCAAACAACATCACCCACAACTGAAGAAACAGACAAATATTACGCAATTAAAGAAGCTTTAAATAATATTCACCCCGATGAATTATCACCTAAGGATGCGTTAGAAGAGCTCTATCGCCTTAAGCAGCTGAATACACACTGA
- a CDS encoding NADP-dependent malic enzyme, with translation MKKSEQYQKTHKKAYSASEQEALDFHSRGRPGKLEIVATKSMATQRDLALAYSPGVAVPVKEIAHDSALAYNYTAKGNLVAVISNGTAILGLGNLGALASKPVMEGKAVLFKRFSDIDAIDLEIDTNDTESFINLVRHLEPSFGGINLEDIKAPDCFIIESRLREIMNIPVFHDDQHGTAVIVAAGVLNALHLTGRDMNNTRLVCNGAGSAGIACIELIKAMGFRPENILLCDTKGVVYEGREEGMNQWKSAHATKTDKRTLAEAIEGADIFFGVSVKGALTREMVKSMAPRPIIFAMANPDPEITPEEVMQVRDDAIIATGRSDYPNQINNVLCFPYIFRGALDVRATVINESMKIAAAKAIAGLAHENVPDSVAKAYHGNRLKFGPNYIIPVPFDPRLLTVVSIAVAKAAMESGVARKHIDDLEAYERDLNARRDPIASTMRGIYNRVRQTPKQIVFAEGEEEQVMRAAVSYVHQKLGKAILIGREEQIKGTAAVAGIDLEREGISIVNAKLSRYTDAYADYLYKKMQRQGWLLRDCHRRINNDRNYFATCMVALGHADVMITGVTRNYETALMDIRRVIDEKPKERLLGISMAICRERTVFIADTAIHEHPNAEELADIAEQTASFVRGLGYQPRVAFLAFSTFGYMKGQVTQHIQDAVSLLCERKVDFEFDGEMSADIALNPKLMQQYPFMKLTEPANILIMPGYHSSSIASKMLQELGQATIIGPILIGLKKSVQIVPFSGHDTNIVNIATLAAYHAAKIV, from the coding sequence ATGAAAAAAAGTGAACAGTATCAAAAAACGCATAAAAAAGCTTATAGTGCAAGCGAACAAGAAGCTCTTGATTTTCATAGTCGTGGTCGGCCGGGAAAACTTGAAATTGTTGCAACAAAGTCTATGGCAACTCAGCGTGATTTAGCACTTGCTTATTCGCCGGGTGTGGCTGTTCCGGTTAAAGAAATCGCTCACGATTCAGCACTGGCTTATAATTATACAGCAAAAGGCAATCTTGTTGCTGTTATATCAAATGGGACTGCTATTTTAGGTTTAGGAAATTTAGGGGCACTGGCATCTAAGCCAGTGATGGAAGGAAAAGCAGTACTCTTTAAGCGTTTTTCAGATATTGATGCGATTGATTTAGAAATTGACACAAACGATACAGAAAGTTTTATCAATCTAGTGCGTCATTTGGAACCATCTTTTGGTGGCATTAATCTTGAAGATATTAAGGCACCGGATTGCTTTATTATCGAAAGCCGTTTGCGGGAGATAATGAATATTCCTGTTTTTCACGATGATCAACATGGAACAGCAGTTATTGTAGCTGCTGGTGTTCTCAATGCTTTGCATTTAACTGGGCGTGATATGAATAATACGCGGTTGGTTTGCAATGGCGCTGGTTCTGCGGGGATTGCTTGTATTGAACTCATCAAAGCAATGGGTTTTCGACCTGAAAATATTCTATTATGTGATACTAAAGGCGTTGTTTATGAAGGTCGTGAAGAGGGGATGAATCAGTGGAAGTCTGCTCATGCTACAAAAACGGATAAACGTACTCTTGCTGAAGCGATAGAAGGGGCTGATATATTTTTCGGAGTTTCAGTTAAAGGCGCACTAACCCGTGAAATGGTCAAGTCAATGGCTCCACGACCGATCATTTTTGCTATGGCCAATCCGGATCCCGAAATTACACCTGAAGAGGTTATGCAAGTACGTGATGATGCTATTATAGCAACAGGTCGATCGGATTATCCCAATCAAATTAATAATGTTCTTTGTTTCCCATATATATTTCGTGGTGCACTTGATGTGCGTGCGACGGTTATTAATGAAAGTATGAAAATTGCTGCAGCGAAAGCTATTGCAGGTTTAGCGCATGAGAATGTACCAGATAGCGTTGCGAAAGCTTACCATGGAAATCGGCTAAAATTTGGTCCAAATTATATTATTCCTGTTCCGTTTGACCCACGTTTGCTTACAGTTGTTTCAATTGCTGTGGCAAAAGCAGCAATGGAGAGTGGTGTTGCAAGGAAGCATATTGATGATTTAGAGGCTTATGAGCGTGATTTAAATGCTAGGCGTGATCCCATTGCATCCACGATGCGTGGTATTTATAATCGTGTTCGTCAAACGCCAAAACAAATTGTTTTTGCAGAAGGAGAAGAAGAACAGGTAATGCGCGCAGCTGTTTCCTATGTTCATCAAAAATTGGGTAAAGCAATTTTGATTGGTCGTGAAGAGCAGATTAAAGGTACTGCTGCTGTTGCTGGAATTGATCTTGAACGTGAAGGTATTTCTATTGTTAATGCTAAGCTATCCCGTTATACGGACGCTTATGCTGATTATCTTTATAAAAAAATGCAGCGCCAAGGTTGGTTGTTGAGAGATTGTCATCGCCGCATTAATAATGATCGCAATTATTTTGCTACTTGTATGGTAGCATTGGGCCATGCTGATGTAATGATTACAGGAGTAACACGAAATTATGAAACAGCTTTAATGGATATACGCCGGGTAATTGATGAAAAACCAAAAGAACGGTTACTTGGTATCTCAATGGCTATTTGTCGTGAACGAACTGTGTTTATTGCTGATACAGCTATTCATGAACATCCTAATGCTGAAGAACTTGCTGACATAGCTGAACAAACAGCCTCTTTTGTTCGTGGGTTGGGATATCAGCCACGGGTAGCATTTTTAGCATTCTCTACTTTTGGGTATATGAAAGGGCAGGTTACTCAGCATATCCAGGATGCTGTCAGTCTTTTGTGTGAACGTAAGGTTGATTTTGAATTTGATGGAGAAATGAGTGCCGATATAGCACTCAATCCTAAACTAATGCAGCAATATCCTTTTATGAAGTTAACAGAGCCTGCTAATATTTTGATCATGCCTGGATATCATTCATCTTCAATTGCAAGTAAAATGTTACAAGAGCTTGGTCAAGCAACCATTATTGGCCCCATTTTAATTGGGTTAAAAAAATCTGTCCAAATTGTGCCGTTTAGTGGACACGATACAAATATCGTCAATATTGCAACACTGGCAGCTTATCATGCAGCAAAAATTGTTTGA
- the secB gene encoding protein-export chaperone SecB yields the protein MAEGEINNKNAGPVFAVLTQYLKDFSFENPNAPQSLRSREKAPQIDININVDANPAGNDNYDVTLSLSVKAFDDAEILFHVELIYGGIFHIKNIPQEHVMPLVFIECPRLLFPFARQIISDSTHNGGFPPLRIDPIDFAALFQKRIAEEQKNNSTQSS from the coding sequence ATGGCCGAAGGTGAAATAAATAATAAAAACGCAGGGCCAGTTTTTGCTGTATTGACTCAGTACTTAAAGGATTTTTCATTCGAAAATCCAAACGCCCCTCAGTCATTGCGTTCGCGAGAAAAAGCACCGCAAATTGATATTAACATAAATGTCGATGCCAACCCAGCTGGCAATGATAATTATGATGTAACCTTATCACTTTCAGTCAAAGCCTTTGATGATGCTGAAATATTATTTCATGTAGAATTGATTTATGGTGGTATTTTCCATATTAAAAATATTCCACAAGAACATGTTATGCCATTGGTTTTTATTGAATGTCCCCGTCTTTTATTTCCCTTTGCTCGGCAAATCATATCTGATTCTACTCACAATGGTGGTTTTCCACCCTTACGTATCGATCCTATCGATTTTGCAGCTTTGTTTCAAAAGCGTATTGCTGAAGAACAAAAAAATAACTCAACACAATCATCTTAA
- a CDS encoding FxsA family protein has protein sequence MTKFYHIKPRFFVVIVLSILFVEIAGFIVVGNEIGILATLSLILLTMIIGSILLRIQGISLFKNIQRELIQGTMSEYYIADDVLIIIGAILLIFPGFVSDILGISLLIKPIRTFVRFFFLSLKNKINAKTSTNTQNESEKIIELNAEDYQSYNIKESPWRINDDH, from the coding sequence GTGACAAAATTTTATCATATAAAGCCTCGCTTTTTTGTGGTTATTGTCCTTAGCATTCTTTTTGTTGAAATTGCCGGTTTTATTGTTGTTGGAAATGAAATCGGAATTTTAGCAACTTTGAGCTTAATCCTTTTAACAATGATAATTGGAAGCATTTTATTACGTATTCAGGGTATTAGCCTTTTCAAAAATATACAACGAGAGCTTATCCAGGGGACTATGTCAGAATATTATATAGCTGATGATGTCCTCATTATTATTGGCGCGATTTTACTTATTTTTCCTGGTTTTGTAAGCGATATTTTAGGAATATCACTTCTTATAAAACCTATACGTACTTTTGTCCGTTTCTTCTTTTTATCATTAAAAAATAAAATTAATGCTAAAACAAGTACCAATACCCAAAATGAATCTGAAAAAATAATTGAGCTTAACGCAGAAGATTATCAAAGCTATAATATCAAGGAATCTCCTTGGCGTATAAATGATGATCATTAA
- a CDS encoding Tim44/TimA family putative adaptor protein, giving the protein MEFDVVLVIALVIMVVVFMQLRNVLGKRTGFERPPFDPYSGCSKKQIETETVDHSFSFPHQVNARKKDFSEIDAIAPEGSALNDGLRAICQADSNFSPQFFVNGVQIAYEMIMVAFAQGDRDQLKKLLSQDVFESFCAAIEQREKREEKVKFTFVGINKVEFVAAEMQKNEEFLTVRIVSEIISVTYNKQDECIDGDPEAIVEIKDIWTFVRNSLSQDPNWKLFATEDGD; this is encoded by the coding sequence ATGGAATTTGATGTTGTACTTGTAATAGCTCTTGTTATTATGGTTGTTGTTTTTATGCAACTGCGTAATGTATTAGGAAAGCGGACTGGTTTTGAAAGGCCTCCCTTTGACCCTTATTCTGGTTGTTCTAAAAAGCAGATTGAAACAGAAACAGTCGATCATAGTTTTTCGTTTCCTCATCAGGTTAATGCGCGAAAGAAAGATTTTAGTGAAATCGATGCAATTGCACCAGAAGGGAGCGCATTGAATGATGGTTTGCGGGCTATCTGTCAGGCTGATTCTAATTTTTCTCCTCAATTTTTTGTTAATGGTGTTCAAATTGCTTATGAGATGATTATGGTAGCTTTTGCACAAGGCGATCGTGATCAACTTAAAAAGTTGCTTTCTCAAGATGTTTTTGAAAGTTTTTGTGCAGCTATTGAGCAGCGCGAAAAAAGAGAGGAGAAAGTCAAATTTACTTTTGTTGGGATTAATAAAGTTGAATTTGTTGCAGCAGAAATGCAAAAAAATGAAGAGTTTTTAACTGTGCGTATTGTTAGTGAAATTATTTCTGTAACTTATAATAAGCAAGACGAATGTATAGATGGTGATCCTGAAGCTATTGTAGAAATTAAAGATATTTGGACCTTTGTTCGCAACAGTTTATCACAAGATCCAAATTGGAAACTTTTTGCAACAGAAGATGGAGATTAA
- a CDS encoding Smr/MutS family protein, whose amino-acid sequence MAKGQEEKRHKLLMLEDSFLWEKVCRTTIPLHDESSPFMREDVENTKHKKLQERHIFSFSQQNQKRLTMVKNSRGMLEQTEKIYFFDRTTHRKIAKGHYSIEACIDLHGFIQDEAYFFLKKFLQSSQQRGLRYVLVITGKGQSHGSNGVLYQYVPYWLSTPIFQYYIHAFEKASRQHGGNGALYVRLRSLYKRK is encoded by the coding sequence ATGGCTAAAGGTCAAGAGGAGAAGAGGCATAAGTTATTGATGTTAGAAGATAGCTTTTTGTGGGAGAAAGTTTGTCGTACTACGATACCACTTCATGATGAGAGCTCTCCTTTTATGAGAGAAGATGTTGAAAATACCAAACATAAAAAACTGCAAGAAAGACATATTTTTTCATTCTCTCAACAAAATCAAAAACGATTAACAATGGTTAAAAACAGTAGAGGGATGCTAGAACAAACAGAAAAAATATATTTTTTCGATCGTACAACACATCGTAAAATTGCAAAAGGTCATTATTCTATTGAGGCATGTATTGATCTTCATGGTTTTATACAGGATGAAGCCTATTTTTTCTTGAAAAAATTTTTACAATCATCTCAGCAACGTGGATTGCGCTATGTTCTAGTGATTACAGGCAAAGGTCAATCACATGGAAGTAATGGCGTTTTATATCAGTATGTTCCTTATTGGTTATCAACACCAATTTTTCAATATTATATTCATGCTTTTGAGAAAGCTTCTCGTCAGCATGGTGGAAATGGCGCACTTTATGTCCGGTTACGCAGTTTATATAAGAGGAAATAG